Proteins from a genomic interval of Oncorhynchus gorbuscha isolate QuinsamMale2020 ecotype Even-year unplaced genomic scaffold, OgorEven_v1.0 Un_scaffold_2330, whole genome shotgun sequence:
- the LOC124025658 gene encoding uncharacterized protein LOC124025658 isoform X1: MDLVSKKRATSTVWVHFGVKPNDKGEPENKEEAICRLCRRIVPCKTGSPTNLRSHLRVHHPDVFYQLMYGDGGVGASMRQSSETSGSEQSHHYDNGSQGNFGSGHGNFGSGHGNFGSGHGNFGSGHGNFGSGHGNDRSLHFIPDMVVCGEPWLEGGDPRAVGSIPPCLSLRRWGSGPVPGGSAEEEETGVFAKTLSLHQGWTFGPFIGELTRGPLSCLKYAWAIKENDSYYFVDASDENKSNWMRYVACAACEEEHNLTVFQYRGQIFYRVSQPIPEGTELKVWIGQEYAAMLGLGIGENIKCEFGDKEILLRIFRDIQVVPVGGTSSLPDANGSYSWSDNSQSGSPLPVISDVSSGLQTDTTDPTPVLNPPQNTNQTGLATTVKYDFVKGAEILLSPSQPNSPVWEFFGFEPDPNGQPLDKDKVMCKLCGQQVDYSATVTQLENHLVQMHHMKRRDVIKDGNKPWVSSSRFRPYPTTGGRAPRSSSPSTHRPTNSNYSNEDWTWSGNGSSAVTDTVTAGSTATPGQRTLSNFLTNQTTTAITNFLIKDLLPPDTVEGEGFKQLIQTLLPSCKEIPSASLLEEVLRDVHTEGRKTWVKLLTNSTGFNEEDTSKPNIPVQFKPSSSTRKAACFRSQTQNQVSHHVAVSADVWCHDWQGDQERYATLWAHFINADFTSHNLALATQRLGETGTGDVDLSVVEATVRSVAQEWDISQPSFILLGGEEMEKTKVGAKKKERSGEGVGGGARHHHPNSTTFLEMEDSISSDDLSGLERAIERANSTSEESHSPPIPCFFTAVQSCIEEVMSHSIISKTLGLFQHLLYSLFSLHDKDMVTLHPARKLIVVLQKQETAELKAWAYGKPGWNGLYSVVKMLLRYQNMISETLKQIDSEIQTGQDTGSPTDLDSGSTAALKTADKHDTNSTSAGRANSDTTDSSNSSVPVPPKRSDWKVLEDLSSLLKPLDVACRTLAKEPFPRLSLVKPILTGLLDRHFAPHPRHRNDSTILKELKKKIRWGLSRRYNDPQINQVLCVACALDPQFHGLGFMDVREQATTFAWLKKEVVRIVEEDRRRAEAASPGGRKRKKRGSSSTTSSGEMEGDVLRRSKRLKEITPVSFKERTESDSDEEDTGSSVNSESDNMEPKLEPSSQQTGMEFLLGDLFGSQSQNKEPSVEETVDIELSVFRAEKGATLGVEPLQWWKARSGQLPLLAKVARAYLAAPAVAGSAVQMFLQDGGGVTQRKRTNIPPEGLDQMLFLHHNGLTATTQGYTTV, from the exons ATGGATCTCGTCTCAAAGAAACGAGCTACATCCACAGTCTGGGTTCATTTTGGTGTAAAACCAAATGATAAAGGGGAGCCTGAAAATAAGGAGGAGGCCATTTGTCGGTTGTGCCGAAGGATAGTTCCGTGCAAAACTGGGAGCCCGACAAACCTGAGATCACATTTAAGGGTTCACCACCCTGATGTGTTTTATCAACTCAtgtatggtgatggtggtgttggagcCTCCATGCGTCAATCATCAGAGACATCAG GTTCAGAGCAGAGTCACCACTACGACAACGGCTCCCAAGGCAACTTCGGCAGTGGCCATGGCAACTTCGGCAGTGGCCATGGTAACTTCGGCAGTGGCCATGGTAACTTCGGCAGTGGCCATGGTAACTTCGGCAGTGGCCACGGTAATGACAGATCGCTTCACTTCATCCCAGACATGGTGGTCTGCGGTGAGCCATGGTTGGAGGGCGGTGACCCCCGTGCGGTGGGTTCCATCCCCCCGTGCCTCAGCCTGCGGAGGTGGGGCAGTGGACCTGTGCCTGGGGGGTCAGCggaagaggaagagactgggGTGTTTGCCAAGACCCTGTCACTGCATCAGGGGTGGACGTTTGGACCCTTCATAGGAGAGTTGACCCGCGGCCCTCTGAGTTGCCTCAAATACGCCTGGGCT ATCAAAGAAAATGATTCCTACTACTTCGTAGATGCCTCGGatgaaaacaaatcaaactgGATGAG GTATGTAGCGTGTGCTGCCTGCGAGGAAGAACACAACCTGACGGTGTTCCAGTACCGCGGTCAGATCTTCTACAGGGTCTCCCAGCCCATCCCTGAGGGGACAGAACTCAAGGTCTGGATTGGCCAGGAGTACGCTGCCATGCTGGGTCTAGGGATCG GTGAGAACATCAAGTGTGAATTCGGGGACAAGGAAATCCTACTGCGGATCTTCCGTGACATCCAGGTCGTGCCAGTGGGCGGAACTAGCAGTCTCCCAGACGCCAATGGCTCTTACAGCTGGTCAGACAACAGCCAATCAGGGAGCCCCCTGCCAGTCATCAGTGATGTCAGTAGCGGGTTACAGACTGATACCACTGACCCCACCCCTGTCCTCAACCCACCTCAAAACACCAATCAGACGGGACTGGCTACAACTGTGAAGTACGACTTTGTAAAGGGGGCTGAGATACTGTTGAGCCCCTCTCAGCCCAACAGCCCCGTATGGGAGTTCTTTGGGTTTGAGCCGGACCCCAACGGCCAGCCGCTGGACAAGGACAAAGTCATGTGCAAGCTGTGTGGTCAACAGGTGGACTACAGTGCTACTGTCACCCAGCTGGAGAACCACCTGGTCCAGATGCACCATATGAAGCGTCGGGACGTCATCAAGGACGGCAACAAGCCCTGGGTTTCGTCCTCGCGCTTCAGGCCTTACCCCACTACGGGCGGCAGAGCACCTCGTTCTAGCAGCCCCTCAACCCACAGACCCACCAACAGCAACTACAGTAATGAGGACTGGACTTGGAGTGGGAACGGTAGTTCAGCAGTGACCGATACTGTGACCGCGGGTTCCACCGCTACACCGGGACAGAGAACGCTCTCTAACTTCCTGACCAATCAAACCACCACAGCCATCACTAACTTCCTCATCAAAGACTTGTTGCCCCCGGATACAGTGGAGGGGGAGGGCTTCAAGCAGCTGATCCAGACCCTGCTGCCGTCCTGCAAGGAGATTCCTTCAGCTTCtctactggaggaggtgctgagGGACGTCCACACCGAGGGAAGAAAGACCTGGGTCAAGCTGCTGACCAACAGCACTGGGTTCAATGAGGAAGACACTTCCAAGCCTAATATTCCAGTTCAATTCAAACCCAGCTCCTCAACAAGAAAAGCTGCCTGTTTCCGCTCACAGACCCAGAACCAAGTATCTCACCACGTAGCTGTTAGTGCTGACGTGTGGTGTCATGACTGgcagggagaccaggagagatacGCCACCCTGTGGGCCCATTTCATCAACGCTGACTTCACTTCCCATAACCTGGCTTTGGCCACGCAGCGTCTGGGTGAGACGGGAACTGGGGATGTGGATCTGAGCGTGGTCGAGGCTACAGTGAGGTCCGTGGCTCAGGAGTGGGACATCTCTCAGCCCAGTTTCATCCTGCTTGGGGGCGAAGAGATGGAAAAGACGAAGGTAGGTgcgaagaagaaggagagaagtggagaaggGGTGGGTGGAGGTGCCCGTCACCACCACCCGAACTCCACCACATTCCTGGAGATGGAGGACTCCATATCCTCTGATGATCTCTCAGGTCTGGAACGAGCGATCGAACGAGCCAACTCCACCAGCGAGGAGTCCCACTCTCCACCCATACCCTGTTTCTTCACAGCTGTTCAGAGCTGCATAGAGGAAGTCATGAGTCATTCCATCATCTCAAAGACCCTTGGTTTATTCCAACACCTTCTCTAcagcctcttctccctccatgaTAAAGACATGGTAACTCTTCACCCAGCCAGGAAACTGATCGTAGTCCTACAGAAGCAGGAGACGGCTGAGCTGAAGGCTTGGGCCTATGGGAAACCAGGCTGGAATGGGCTTTATAGTGTGGTTAAGATGCTCCTCCGCTATCAAAACATGATCTCTGAGACACTAAAACAAATAGACAGTGAGATCCAAACTGGACAAGACACAGGAAGTCCCACTGACTTGGATTCTGGGTCGACTGCCGCTTTGAAAACCgctgacaaacatgacacaaactCCACTTCAGCTGGCCGTGCAAACTCTGACACCACCGACAGCTCCAACTCATCGGTCCCCGTGCCTCCCAAGCGATCTGACTGGAAGGTGTTGGAGGATCTCTCCTCCTTGCTGAAACCCCTAGACGTGGCGTGCCGTACCCTGGCCAAGGAACCGTTCCCCAGGCTCTCGCTGGTCAAGCCCATCCTCACCGGCCTGCTCGACCGACATTTCGCCCCCCACCCCCGCCATCGCAACGACTCCACCATCTTGAAGGAACTCAAAAAGAAGATAAGGTGGGGCCTTTCCCGCCGATACAACGACCCCCAGATCAACCAGGTATTGTGTGTGGCGTGCGCCCTCGACCCCCAGTTTCACGGCCTGGGCTTCATGGACGTCAGAGAGCAGGCGACCACCTTCGCCTGGCTGAAGAAAGAAGTGGTCCGGATCGTAGAGGAGGACCGGAGGAGGGCCGAGGCAGCGTCTCCAGGgggcaggaagaggaagaagaggggatCCTCCTCGaccacctcatcaggagagatggagggagacgtCCTGAGAAGAAGCAAAAGGCTGAAGGAGATCACCCCGGTCAGTTTCAAAGAGCGAACAGAGAGTGATTCAGACGAGGAAGACACCGGTAGCTCTGTGAACAGTGAGAGTGATAACATGGAGCCGAAACTGGAGCCCTCC